The genomic stretch GCTCAAATTTCCTACGGGAGTGCTCTGACAAAATACCTTTACAACACTTCTTCATGACATCACTTTCAAGGTGCTGTTTGGCCCCCCATTTCACCCTCATTGTATTTATTCAGGATGTAGAATTAATAGAAGACAACCCTTTGATACCTAATGTAATGTTTTCACAAACTATCTTCCTGTTCTCACCCTCAGCTTCAAACAGATGCAAGTTACAAGCACATGCCTTTAAAATACAAGAGACCTTGGAGTGAAGTACCTATACACAAAGTTCTTACTGAGGAAATCCATCTGTGGCACTGCAGAAACATGAATCTTTACTTCTTTAGATCCTTCAGCTTGGCTCAAGTAATCTATTGTCCATTTGGTGGTGCAAGTGCCCAGTTCCAGTCCTGTCAGCACTACCGGCTTTCTCTaaggaacaacaacaacaaaaattcaaTGGTGAAATGACCATAGCATTCAgtgggaaaaaagccaaaatgaatttttcaaaTTACATTCATGCAAACAAGTCAGTTGAATGCCAGGACCCACTACACAAAGTCTCGACTAATCTGTTCACAAGCACTGTGAATCAAATCCTAAATGTTGAAACAAAATGCAGTAAATTATGGAACTGTTTCTCTATTAAATATGGCTTCTTTCCTAGTTGGGTAAGGAAGGATATGGAGAGGCAAAGACAATTGTAGCCCACACTTTGTGCTGGGGCCATTGAGGTATCCAACCAGATGAAGGAATAGATTTAATCTTTTTAGCCAAGGCTTAGCACGAAACATGCAAAAGCCCACATAATTAAGGTGTATCTTGTGAGCTGTGGTGATGCTGTTATGTTCTCATGAGAGAAGCTCTTTCCACCTGTATCAAGGTTCCTCGCTGCTCACAACCACGAACAGGTTTGATCCAGCCCgcacacaaagaaagaaacttttgcttttaattgGACATCGGGGAGGGATGTCCAGTTTATGTATATCCTCCTTTATTTATTGAGAAAAAAGCAAGAGATGACAAAGCAACAAAACTAACGCTCACACTTTTTAACCACTGCCAAAGGAAATGGACTCTCACAGAGATCAGCTGTCGGAGGTTGCCAGCAGCTCAGAGAGGATCTGCCTGTAGAAGCTTCTTGCTTCTGAACTCCCATTCCCCTCAACTGATTAGGGCACCTCTCCAGGaacacaaaaacccaaaccctgagGTTTGCCTGCACCAGCTGTGCCCGCCGAGGAGGGGTCCCCGGACACCTCCTGCCTTGCCCTGTGTCCCCGTGGACTGCCACCTGCTCCAGCGGGTCCCTCTCACAACGCCCCGTACCCGCGGGTAGATGTCCCGCAGGAAGCGCTCCCGCGTCACCCCGCCCAGCCGCTCCACGGCCACcgcccgctgctcccgccgctccaCGGCCACCGCcggctgctcccgccgctccaCGGCCACcgcccgctgctcccgccgctccaCGGCCACCGCcggctgctcccgccgctccaCGGCCACcgcccgctgctcccgccgctccaTGGCCACGGGCACCGCGTCCGCCCCGCCGATTCCCCCGGAACGAGGAGCCAGCGCAGAAGCGttcctgcctctccctctgGGCAAGGGTCGGGAGCCCGCGGATCACTGAATTGTTATGGtcggaagggacctctggagaccaTGGAGgccaaccccctgccacagcagggtcacctggagcaggtgacacaggaatgcGTCCAGGCGGGGTTTGAATGTCTCtggagagggagactccatgaccccctgggcagcctgttccagtgctctgccaccctcaacgTAAAGCAGTTCTTAATCATGCTGAGGTGGAACTTATTGTGTTGTAGTTTGTGGCCATTACTCTTCATCCTGTCACTGAGCACCACTGAGAAatgtctggcaccatcctcttggcagCCGCctgagatatttatatgcattgctgagatcccctctcagtcttctccagactgaacaggcccagctcccgcagtcTCTCCTCATTAAGAGAGATGCTCCGGACCCCTCATTATCTTTGTGACCTCCGCTGCaccctctccagcagccccttgtctctcttgtactgagaaGCCCAGAAGTGGACACCGTACTCCAGACGCGGCCTCACCAGGGCCAGCAGAGGGGACGCCTCCCTTCTCCGGAGGTGACCGGGGGTCGAATCCCCTGAACCGGCGCGGTTGGAGCCGCCGGCCGCCCGGACCGCTTGCGCCGCGCCGGAACCAGCGACGGCCGCAGCCGTGTTTCCGGGGAGCGGGAGTTGCGAGCGGACAGGGCGGGGCAGGGCCCATCATggcgctgcgctgcgcggctCCGGGCCGTGTCCGCTGGCTGGCGCGGGCGCTGGCGGGCCCCGCTCGGCTCCTGCCGCCGGCCGCAGCCGCGCCGGGCCCCGCCCGAGCCCGTCTGCCCCAGCCCAGTGTTCGGTTCGCCAGCACCGCCGGGCCTGGGACCGAGGGCCCTCAGCGGCGCGTAGTGGTAGTGAGGATCACCAGCCCCTTCGCCTGGCTCCGCACCCGCTTCTACTACCTGCTCATCCGCCTCTACTTCGACCAGGAATTCAGCATCGAGGAGTTCACGCGAGGGGCCAAGCAGGTGAGTGGGCCTGGGGCCTCGGGGCGAGGAGAGCGGTCGGCCTGAGGAGAGAGATCCTGGTGAGCCTCCCCAGGGGCTGCCGATGCCCGCGGTTATTTCAATGGAATTATAGAATCAGTAGACTGGAAAAGACTTCGGAGATAGTTATAGATTCACAGAATAAGTGAGGtaggaagggaccacagtgagTCATCTGCTCCAAagctccctgctcaagcaaggTCATTGTGGAGCACGTTGCACCGGATTGTGTCCAGGCAGGTGTGGAATATCTGCAgcgagggagactccacaatctCTGGGCAGTCTGGTCCAGTGCTCGGTCACGCTCACAGTAAAAAGTCTTTCTTTATACTCAGGTggagcttcctgtgcatcagtttctgcccattgcctcctgtgctattgcttggcaccaccgaGCAGAACCTAGTCCATCCTCTTGGCTCTCCCCCCCTTTaggtatttatacacattgatGAGATCTCTCTGAGTCATCTCTTCTCGAGACTGCACAAGTCCAGTTCCATAAGCTTTTCctgtaagagagatgctccagtcccccaGTCCTTGCTGCTGGATCCTCTCCAGGAGATCTGTGTTTGTGTTGTATgttgagtccaacctatgaccaaacaccacTTTGTCTgatgccatgtccagtctttccttaaacacttccagggataatgactccaccacttccctgggcagctcatttCAATGTTtaacagccctttccatgaataAATCGTTCCTGATGTTCAGCCTGATTTATTACCTGGGGACGTCGTAGCGCTAATGTGCTCCTCTGTGTAAAATACATGGAGTTCCCCGCTGCTGGCTCCAAGCACCACACTTTGCAGGGAGTGAAACAAGCAGGAGGGTGCTTTTCTTCAGGAATTCCTTGTCATCCTAGATTCCACAATTAAAATGAACTGGTTAAGCCATCCCCAAAAGCAGGGCAAAGGAAGGTCCTTCCAAACGTTACAGAGACTTTAAGGAGAAGTGTGTCTCCTCTTAGCGGGTTTTCCTGAAATTGTAAAGCTTAGGCATGCATAGAGCTggtgtatatatttatttctctaaatTTATGAGCCCAGTAAGCTTTGTCAACAGAATGTGTCAAAGAGGTAATTATCTATAAGCTGGTCATGTAAAAATTACTGAGTTACCCGTTGGGaaactttttattattatatttacttttaacaaaaaaaccagctgaaaaCAACACATCGGGGGAAGAATGTTAAAATGATTAAGATCAGctcaagagaggaaaaaacccacaacctaCAACAATAATTTGACATGTGCAGAACCGCCTGTTTTACCTTGGCCTGGTTTTTGGGGATTTcgttttagtttttgtttgtttgtttgtttttacttgGTGTAGAGTCCTAAATACATTGTCCTTCACAAGTGCACTACTTGAATACTTAGAGGCATAATTGGATGTAAATATACTTTCAAAATtgaggggggaaaggggagttGAGCTTCCTGATGTCTAGAGATGAAACCagatttctaaagaaaatttttaaattgcCACATCAGTTTTGACTGAAACCAGAAGATGAGTTGGAAAAGAGAGCAAGGGAACAAAATATTTACAGGGAAAGACATAGACTGTTGGAATTACCAAAAAGAGTAAAGACAACATAGAAAGTactgcaaagctttttttttttttttttttttttttttttttttgtaagtaaACTATGAATTCACTTACCTATTGAAAGCTTTGATGTTTTAAATGACAGATTGAAAAGTAATTGTATGTTTTTATCAGTTCACGAAATCACTCTTTTAATGCTGGAGGGCTTACATTTCAATGGTGATACCCTCTGCAAATATTGAAATCTTAAATCATGGAATATTTGGGTAGCTTGTCATAGACTTATGGATTTGTCTGAAAAAATATGCCTACTTAGAGTTTCTTGTtcatgtttggtttttgttttattttggtaggccttttctgttgtttcaaaGCTGCTGTCTCAGCGTAAACTTGACCTGCTGGAAGAACTTGTATCAGCAGAGGTAAATGCTATCCATCTCCTATTCTAGCAGTTGATTGTTTGTTATAAAGTAACATGGATGCATTCAGCCTGTCGTTATCTACAAGTTGGCAGCTTGGTTTAATTTGGGAAAAACAGCATAATGCAGAACAGGGCAATTGTTTGTCCTGCATCTCTTAATTTCAAGGCATGAAACTTAGTTTGAGGTTactgtatttaaaacaaaataaaatatatcttaGCTGTTGAGTATAAAGACCAAATGCCAGAAAGATTGCTGGTGTACCAGGAAGGATGGAAAGGCAGCAGGCTCTGGATGGCAGGTAGAATTGTGCGTCTCTAGGGGTAGGCAGGTGGCTGAAGCTGACTCAGTCTGTGCACCAGAATTCAGGTGAAGAAAGAAACTggtttgtgctcatccctgctgcaCTGATACATTCCCACACCCATCAGATCATACAGCTGATGACTGGGTTTGGCTGGAAGGCTTAGTCTTGTGTCATAGTCTCAGGGATATGACTGACCTGGTTAAACatcagtgctgtgttttctgtgtttttatgaatttttaattgctgaagCTGTCTTGGCCTTCCCAGGGCATGGAGGTAGCAGATCCATCAGAGTCAAGTGGAGGAGACACTCCAGGTCTATGTCTGCCTTGTTACAGGATGTCAGCGTGGCCTGTCCTATTGCCACCCATGCCTTTGCAGCAAAAACTCGGGTGCTGTTCTAGTGCATCCCCTCTGAACAGTCTTGCCTCCTCTCTCTGAACAGAGATAGCAATAAAACGTGAGTTTGTTTCTTGCAGTTGTTTTGAAAGGGCacctcctctgcttcctcttgAAAGAACTTCCTCTGGTCATTGTAAATTTTTCAGGTTTACATTGATGCAGAGACTTCATGCTAGCCAGGCATGTAGCAAATGAGTGATCCCACACTGCTTTGTCATTTCTTTGGCCAGTGAATTTTGTGCCTGCAAAATGTACTAGAAACCAATGTCTCCTTGTGAAGATTGCCTCTTGCTTCCATGTAACCCCTGAATTTGTTTGTTATTCAAAAATGGTAAATCAAGTTAGGGTAAAAAATGAGTATTagttaaaaataacttctgCAGTTTCATCCTTCCTTGTGACTTTCTCATGTGGTGTTTGAGGTGCTACCTCAGTGCAGTTTGTGCACCCCACCATTTTCTACTTAACACAGCTGTGTTGATCATAGGACACTTAGATAGCATGGATGTGAGTGTCATACAGAAATTAATTACCAGGGGAGtgattttgcattattttctgaTTTGCAAGTGTTTAAACTTTTTCTAAATGGAGTGTGGATCACAAAATGGCAAAGATAAACTCATTGGTAATGAAActgattttcaaagaaatttgtGCAAGATAACTAAGAAGATACTGAATTAAAAGCTTGGGAGCCTGCACATAGCAAGAAATCAGCAGTGAGAAGGCAGAGTGTGTGATTGTGGGAGCAGGCTCCACTGGGGTGttctgggctggcagggcttgCGTTGTAGCTGCTGTTTTGACAGTACcttttctaaacattttttaagatgcttggttttcatttgttttgagCAGAAAATGGACCTTCTTCAATCCTGCTGAATTAGGGTTTAGGAATGCCCAAACTTCCCAGTGCTTTTTCATTTTACCTGTTACATATGTTAGACAAATGTTTTAGCAATACAGCTCATTTTATTAACTGCAGTAGAAATAGATTGTAACTTAAATTTCCTAATGAAAAACTAAGTGACAGTTTTTCTGAATTTAGGTACTTCAGGTGCTGAAGGAAAAGATTTCTTTGCTCCCTGACAGCCACAGGGATGCTTTAGCAGCTGACATTGATGCAATCATGTACACAACAGAAGGAGATGTTCGCATTTACTATGATGATGATGGTATGTTTAGAATCCTAAAACATTTCAGCAACGAGCAGTCTTATTTCCTGGTTTTGCTGCTAAACAGACATTTTCCTTACAGATGTGGTTTTGAGTACTGTTTCTCATTCCTTGTTTCTCTCTTTGTAATTCATCCATATAAAATTTCTTGATTTCCTTCTAAACCAGAGACAGAGGTTATTGTTAATACATCATGGTACTATTTTGActtctgtttgggttttgcttATTCCACTTCTTGTGTACAGAATTTCCTATTATTAGTCCTCAGCAGTCTGGAACCACTCAAAAACTGATTCTAATGTATGCTGAAAGCTGTTCACTTCAACAATGAAAATGCATCCCCGAAGAAGAATAGTGAAGGCTGgataatgaaattaattttgctgttttagTATTTGTCATGAAATATACTTTTTTGTAGGACTCATTgattgtttgaggtttttttaagctaGTGATGAGGTCaaacaagtttttcttttggttgCATACCAGCATTGTTTGCTCTGTTCACTCTCAGACACAGTGGAGATGGTTTATGGGTCTAACCCTGGGTCTTCAGTTGAGCATTTCAAGTTGTCAGACCCAGTTAGCTTTTTTCCTGGTTTGGGAAATAggagggggttttttccctcttaaatTGCTCCCACGTTTGAACTACTCTATGTACATTTGTTGTATCAGTAGTTAGCTTTGGACTTTGTTGGAACCAacttttttcattcagtttccTTATATACACTGTCACACCACACTCAtgataaaatacatatttttttacagAGTGTATTTGTATTGTTGCTAAACAGCATGAGTATGGCTTGAAATAGCTTTATCACTCATTATTCTATCCTGTATTCTTTATGGCTGAAGTCAGCTGTCCTTCCAGGGACTCACTAGAATATATGCTAGGAAGCAAACAGTAGTATTTGACCAGTGAGAAACATGAGATCTAACTTaagttttgatttatttccaACAGGGAGAAAGTTTGTTAGCATCCTGATGTGCTTCTGGTATCTGAATGGTGCTAATCTACCTGATGAAGTACCAGGTGAAGCCAAAGTCTTCCAGATTGTGTTTGGAgatgaaaacacaaaagaaaagaaacatcttttAACAGCAAACTATGAGTAAGTTTACTTGTTCCTTTCTATTCCCACGTCCATGAGGTACCTGTGTCATAAGCAGCTCTGCAAGCACTCCCACTGTGCCACTGCAGAGCCCAGTGTTTTTAATTTACCTTGATTCTAATCTAAGTTAGAATCTCATCCAGCTTTCCAGTTTTGATTTTAGGGCCAAACTTTTTAAATACCCCTAAAGTCATTATGTTACTTCCTTGCGTCTGAGTTGGTATTTATGGGAACTCTATCAGGAAGAGCAGTATTTGGAGCACTGAATGAGGTTTCTGATCCTCAAAGCACACATTAGGAAGATGGATTTTCATAGGAATGCTTATAAATAATGTCTGTGTTGGTGTACTGATGTCAGAGCAGTGCAGAAAATATCTACACAGTTGGcaaaatatactgaaaataaGATTCTCAGAAGCTGGGAGAAGTGAGGATTTTTGTGTGATAAATGCAGTATGATCAAGGATTTCTACACCCACATTTGAAATTGAAAATATGGAGTCTAGGTGATGAGGAACTCTGAAACAAAGGTAACACTCATGAGGAGACCAGTACTTTTTGCCTGGATGGATTGTTGTGGATCCATCCCTTAGCTGAATTCAGCATCTGCCTTAGAGTTGGAGGCTTCTGCAGTTACATTAACTTTGAGAGCCTTCCCTTAAAGCCTAAATATCTTCCAAATCCCACTTTGTAGGAGTGGATTTGCACATGATTGCAAAGCAATGATATTATACTGCTCTTTCCATGACGTGCAGGTTATTTGAGAACATGAGTATTCAGCTTGAAGCTCAGACTTACCTTTGGATAAGGGAGACTC from Corvus hawaiiensis isolate bCorHaw1 chromosome 7, bCorHaw1.pri.cur, whole genome shotgun sequence encodes the following:
- the MAIP1 gene encoding m-AAA protease-interacting protein 1, mitochondrial — protein: MALRCAAPGRVRWLARALAGPARLLPPAAAAPGPARARLPQPSVRFASTAGPGTEGPQRRVVVVRITSPFAWLRTRFYYLLIRLYFDQEFSIEEFTRGAKQAFSVVSKLLSQRKLDLLEELVSAEVLQVLKEKISLLPDSHRDALAADIDAIMYTTEGDVRIYYDDDGRKFVSILMCFWYLNGANLPDEVPGEAKVFQIVFGDENTKEKKHLLTANYEFQREFTEGAKPDWTITRIEHPRLLE